TCGATGCCATTGTGCATTGCGGCCTGGTGAATAAAAAATTCTTATGAGAAGACGGAGACAAGCATGCACCCTCGTATTTCCACGCCCTTGGCAGCAGTGGCTCTGGCCTGCGCATCACTCGTTCACGCGCAGCCGGCCACGGTGGTGAAGATTGCCTCGCTGGATGCCATGAGCGGCCCCATGGCGGGATTGGGCCTGAATGTGCTCAAGAGCTTCCAGTACAGCGCCAGGCTTGCCAACGAACAAAGCTGGGCCGGTGCCGTGAAGTTCGAGGTCGTGCCCTTCGACAACCGCCTCTCCGCACAGGAGGCGCTGAGCCAGCTCAACTCCATCATCGGACAGAACATCCGCTATGTGGTGCAGGGTGCCAGCTCCTCGGCCGTGGGCCTGGCGCTGCAGGAGGCCATCGAAAAGCACAACAGCCGCAACCCCGGCAAGGAAATCATCTACCTGAACTATGCGGCCCAGGCACCGCAGATGACCAATGCCAAGTGCAGCTACTGGCATTTCCGCACCGATGCAAATTCGGACATGAAGGTGGCCGCGCTGACCTCTTACCTGGCCGGGCAAAAGCAGGTGAAGCAGGTCTTTCTGCTCAACCCCAACTATGCCTACGGCCAGGAAGTCTCGCGTGCCGCGCGCAGCATGCTGGCGACCAAGCGCCCCGACCTGAAGATCGTGGGCGATGACTTTCACCCGCTGGGCCAAGTCAAGGATTACTCACCCTATATCGCCAAGATCAAGCAATCCGGAGCCGATGCCGTCATCACTGCGGACTTCGGTGCCGATCTGGCGCTGATCGTGCGGGCTGCGCGCGAAGCGGGTCTGAACACGGACTTCTACACCCTCAACGGCAACAACTTCGGCGTGCCCAGCGCCATGGGTGCAGCAGGACAGGGCCGGGTCAAGCTGATCTCCGCCTTCAGCCCCAACTCTGAGCCGCTGATAAGCAGCCCGCTGCTGCCGGGCTTCAAGCGCCAGTTCAACGAGGACTTCATCAACGGCCTGGGCCACAACGCCATGCTGATGCTGGCCCAGGCCATGCGCGAGGCCAAGTCCGTGGAACCTGCCGCCGTGGCGGCCAGGATGTCGGGCATGCGCTTCGAAGGCCTCAACGGCCCCGTGGAAATGCGCAAGAGCGACCACCAGGCCCAGCAACCCATCCATGTGCTGAGCTGGGAAAAAGTGGACGGCAAGACGGTGGTGCATGACCAGGAAGGAACAGGCCTGGGATGGAAGCCTGTCAGCACGGTTTCCGCACAGACATCCAGCCTGGACACCAGCTGCAATATGAAGCGGCCCTCCTGAACCGCCTGTCTGGCGTGCCCCAGAAATCACAAAGCCCTGCGCCCTGCTGCGGGCAGGGCCACATAGCAAGGAAGAGACATCATGACTGGCATCCACCCCCACAACCAGGTCCCGGAGCTCAAGGACTACAACGTCTACACCAGCGACCCGGTGCTGCAGCGTGCCGTGACACGCGGCGGCGCACAGTGGCGCGACCCCGAGCTGCAACGCCAGGGTGCGGAATATGGCGCCGAAGCCACGCTGCGCGCTGCGCAAGACGCCAACCACTTCGAGCCCGAGCTGCACACGCACTCTCCCACAGGCGACCGTATCGACCAGGTGCGCTTTCACCCCGCATGGCACCAGATGATGACGATTGCACGGCGCAACGGCATCTCCAACCTGCCCTTCACCGACCAGCGGCAGACGGCCTGGCCGGCCTATGGCGCATCGCTGTTCATGCACAGCCAGATCGAGTCCGGCTCGACCTGCCCGACCACCATGACCAAGGCCAGCATTGCGCTGGTGCGCATCAACCCCCAGCTCAATGCGGCGCTGGGGCCGCTGCTGGAATCCACCGACTACGACGCGCGCGACATTCCCGTCGAGGGCAAGCGCTCCATCACCGTGGGCATGGGCATGACGGAGCGCCAGGGCGGCAGCGATGTGCGCAGCAACACCACGCGCGCCGTGGCCCTGGACCCATCGGGCAGCACCGGCTCCTGGGGCGAGGAATACCTGATCACCGGCCACAAGTGGTTCTTCTCGGCTCCCATGTGCGACGGGCATCTGGTACTGGCCAAGACCGAGGAGCGCGGCCCCACCTGCTTTTTCGTGCCGCGCTGGCGGCCCGACGGCAGCAAGAACGCCATTCATATCCAGCGCCTCAAGGACAAGGTGGGCAACCGCTCCAACAGCAGCAGCGAAGTGGAGTTCGACAACGCCTGGGGCGTGCTCATAGGCCAGGAAGGCCGGGGCATTTCCACCATCATCGAAATGGCCACCTACACCCGCCTGGACTGTGCGCTGTCCAGTGCAGGCTTTATGCGCCAGGCCCTGGTGCAGGCCCTGCACTACACGCGCAACCGCCATGCCTTCGGCCTGCCCCTTGTGGAGCAGCCGGTGATGACCGGCCTGCTGGCCGATATGGCATTGGAGTCCGAAGCCGCCACCTGGCTGGCCATGGATCTGGCCGCACGCTTTGGCT
This window of the Comamonas testosteroni genome carries:
- a CDS encoding branched-chain amino acid ABC transporter substrate-binding protein; this encodes MHPRISTPLAAVALACASLVHAQPATVVKIASLDAMSGPMAGLGLNVLKSFQYSARLANEQSWAGAVKFEVVPFDNRLSAQEALSQLNSIIGQNIRYVVQGASSSAVGLALQEAIEKHNSRNPGKEIIYLNYAAQAPQMTNAKCSYWHFRTDANSDMKVAALTSYLAGQKQVKQVFLLNPNYAYGQEVSRAARSMLATKRPDLKIVGDDFHPLGQVKDYSPYIAKIKQSGADAVITADFGADLALIVRAAREAGLNTDFYTLNGNNFGVPSAMGAAGQGRVKLISAFSPNSEPLISSPLLPGFKRQFNEDFINGLGHNAMLMLAQAMREAKSVEPAAVAARMSGMRFEGLNGPVEMRKSDHQAQQPIHVLSWEKVDGKTVVHDQEGTGLGWKPVSTVSAQTSSLDTSCNMKRPS
- a CDS encoding acyl-CoA dehydrogenase family protein codes for the protein MTGIHPHNQVPELKDYNVYTSDPVLQRAVTRGGAQWRDPELQRQGAEYGAEATLRAAQDANHFEPELHTHSPTGDRIDQVRFHPAWHQMMTIARRNGISNLPFTDQRQTAWPAYGASLFMHSQIESGSTCPTTMTKASIALVRINPQLNAALGPLLESTDYDARDIPVEGKRSITVGMGMTERQGGSDVRSNTTRAVALDPSGSTGSWGEEYLITGHKWFFSAPMCDGHLVLAKTEERGPTCFFVPRWRPDGSKNAIHIQRLKDKVGNRSNSSSEVEFDNAWGVLIGQEGRGISTIIEMATYTRLDCALSSAGFMRQALVQALHYTRNRHAFGLPLVEQPVMTGLLADMALESEAATWLAMDLAARFGSEDPLDQAWRRIVTPAAKFWNCKRAVGYTGEAMEVFGGNGYVETGPMGRLFREAPVNSIWEGSGNVMCLDVLRAIARNPDDAHLLLDHLREVGSEEAVLRAQVDKLRQAVTLPPQELEREARRFTQRLAVTVQATLMLQHAGSDSASAFIGSRFDPDWGAVAGVACASSDPAALLRNAWTG